A single window of Mycobacterium sp. ITM-2016-00318 DNA harbors:
- the mshA gene encoding D-inositol-3-phosphate glycosyltransferase, with amino-acid sequence MRLATEVVSPRRVAVLSVHTSPLAQPGTGDAGGMNVYVLQSALQMARRGVEVEIFTRATSSADPPTVRVAPGVLVRNVVAGPFEGLDKYDLPTQLCAFTAGVLRAEATHEPGYYDIVHSHYWLSGQVGWLARDRWAVPLVHTAHTLAAVKNAALPDGDAPEPPLRAVGEQQVVDEADRLIVNTEHEAQQLVSLNHADPERIDVVHPGVDLETFTPGEKRGARHVLGVSETERVVAFVGRIQPLKAPDVLLRAAAKLPDVRVLVAGGPSGSGLAAPDGLVRLADELGIADRVTFLPPQSRDELVSVYRAADVVAVPSYSESFGLVAVEAQACGTPVVAAAVGGLPVAVRDGVSGALVDGHDSDDWAQAIAGVFDRGPETMRRAAVEHAATFSWAHTVDGLLASYGHAISDYRARHQRSVGRRTGRRFSMRRGVRA; translated from the coding sequence GTGCGCCTAGCGACGGAAGTTGTTTCGCCCCGCAGGGTGGCCGTGTTGTCGGTGCACACCTCCCCGCTGGCCCAGCCGGGCACCGGCGATGCCGGCGGCATGAACGTCTACGTGCTGCAGAGCGCGCTGCAGATGGCCCGTCGCGGCGTCGAGGTGGAGATCTTCACGAGGGCGACGTCATCCGCCGACCCGCCGACGGTGCGGGTGGCGCCCGGCGTGCTGGTGCGCAACGTCGTCGCCGGACCGTTCGAGGGGCTGGACAAATACGACCTGCCCACCCAGCTGTGTGCGTTCACCGCAGGCGTGCTGCGTGCCGAGGCCACCCACGAGCCCGGCTACTACGACATCGTGCATTCGCATTACTGGCTGTCGGGTCAGGTCGGCTGGCTGGCGCGCGATCGGTGGGCGGTGCCGCTGGTGCACACCGCGCACACCCTCGCCGCGGTCAAGAACGCCGCCCTCCCCGACGGCGACGCACCCGAGCCTCCGTTGCGCGCGGTCGGTGAGCAACAGGTGGTCGACGAGGCGGACCGCTTGATCGTCAACACCGAACACGAAGCGCAGCAACTAGTTTCACTGAATCACGCCGATCCCGAGCGCATCGACGTCGTGCATCCGGGCGTCGACCTGGAGACGTTCACTCCCGGGGAAAAGCGTGGGGCGCGTCACGTGCTCGGCGTCTCCGAGACCGAGCGCGTTGTGGCGTTCGTCGGCCGCATACAGCCGCTCAAGGCGCCCGACGTGCTGCTGCGCGCGGCCGCCAAGCTGCCCGACGTCCGGGTGTTGGTGGCCGGCGGCCCTTCGGGGAGCGGGTTGGCCGCACCCGATGGACTTGTTCGGCTCGCCGACGAATTGGGTATCGCCGATCGGGTGACGTTCCTTCCTCCGCAGTCGCGCGATGAACTCGTCAGCGTCTACCGCGCCGCCGACGTCGTCGCGGTGCCCAGCTACTCCGAATCGTTCGGCCTCGTCGCCGTCGAGGCCCAGGCCTGTGGCACCCCGGTGGTGGCCGCCGCGGTCGGCGGGTTGCCCGTCGCGGTCCGCGACGGTGTCAGCGGCGCACTGGTCGACGGCCACGATTCCGACGACTGGGCGCAGGCGATTGCAGGCGTGTTCGACCGCGGCCCGGAAACGATGCGGCGCGCGGCCGTCGAGCACGCCGCCACGTTCTCGTGGGCGCACACCGTAGACGGGCTGCTGGCCAGTTACGGGCACGCGATCAGCGACTACCGCGCGCGTCACCAGCGCAGCGTCGGCCGCCGCACCGGGCGCCGGTTCTCGATGCGGCGCGGAGTTCGCGCATGA
- a CDS encoding YbjN domain-containing protein, which translates to MSSVQQVIEDACRENDLVCTRHEGAHGGLPGIIVELPGERRLKTNTILSIGEHSVRVEAFVCRKPDENHEGVYRFLLKRNRRLYGVAYTIDNVGDIYLVGRMARHSVTPEEIDRVLGQVLEAVDSDFNTLLELGFRTSIQKEWEWRVSRGESLKNLQAFQHLIDDDD; encoded by the coding sequence ATGAGCAGCGTCCAACAGGTGATCGAGGACGCCTGCAGGGAGAACGACCTCGTCTGCACGCGTCACGAGGGCGCGCACGGCGGGCTGCCGGGGATCATCGTCGAACTGCCAGGTGAGCGGCGGCTGAAGACGAACACGATCCTGTCCATCGGTGAGCATTCGGTGCGCGTCGAGGCCTTCGTCTGCCGTAAGCCCGACGAGAACCACGAGGGTGTCTACCGGTTCCTGCTCAAGCGCAACCGCCGGTTGTACGGGGTGGCCTACACCATCGACAACGTCGGGGACATCTACCTGGTGGGCCGGATGGCGCGGCACTCCGTCACCCCCGAGGAGATCGACCGCGTGCTCGGCCAGGTGCTCGAGGCCGTCGACAGCGACTTTAACACCTTGCTTGAGTTGGGTTTTCGCACATCCATCCAGAAAGAATGGGAGTGGCGGGTGTCGCGCGGCGAGTCGCTGAAGAACCTCCAGGCGTTCCAGCACCTGATCGACGACGACGACTGA
- a CDS encoding phosphoglyceromutase — protein MGDSTLILLRHGESEWNALNLFTGWVDVDLTEKGRAEAVRAGELMKELERQPDVLYTSLLRRAITTANLALDKADRHWIPVHRDWRLNERHYGALQGLNKAETKEKYGEERFMAWRRSYDTPPPPIEPGNEYSQDGDPRYADIAGGPPRTECLKDVVERFVPYFTETIVPDLRAGRTVLIAAHGNSLRALVKHLDKMSDEDVVGLNIPTGIPLRYDLDGDLQPTVVGGTYLDPEAAAAGAAAVASQGAK, from the coding sequence ATGGGAGATTCCACGCTGATCCTGCTGCGCCACGGCGAAAGCGAGTGGAACGCGCTGAACCTGTTCACCGGCTGGGTCGACGTCGACCTCACCGAAAAGGGCAGGGCGGAGGCCGTAAGGGCGGGCGAGCTCATGAAGGAACTGGAGCGTCAGCCCGACGTCCTGTACACCTCGCTGCTGCGGCGTGCGATCACCACTGCGAATCTGGCGCTGGACAAAGCCGACCGGCACTGGATCCCGGTGCACCGCGACTGGCGGCTCAACGAGCGCCATTACGGGGCATTGCAGGGCCTGAACAAGGCCGAAACCAAGGAGAAGTACGGCGAAGAGCGGTTCATGGCCTGGCGGCGCAGCTATGACACGCCGCCCCCGCCGATCGAACCGGGCAACGAGTACAGCCAGGACGGCGATCCGCGCTACGCCGACATCGCGGGCGGCCCGCCGCGCACCGAATGCCTCAAAGACGTCGTGGAGCGGTTCGTGCCCTACTTCACCGAGACGATCGTGCCCGACCTCAGGGCCGGCAGGACGGTGTTGATCGCCGCGCACGGTAACTCGCTGCGGGCGCTGGTGAAGCACCTCGACAAGATGTCCGACGAGGACGTCGTCGGCCTGAACATCCCAACCGGCATCCCGCTGCGCTACGACCTCGACGGCGACCTTCAGCCGACGGTCGTCGGCGGCACGTACCTGGATCCGGAGGCGGCCGCTGCCGGCGCCGCCGCCGTCGCGAGCCAGGGTGCGAAATAA
- a CDS encoding cell wall metabolism sensor histidine kinase WalK → MSVLSALLLMAGVALLALAIGAVVGMRLVPKLTEHRQRRAVEESGITVSQMLAHIVSQSPVGIVVVDTYRDVVYTNDRARELGLVRDRLLDDRAWLAAQRTLTTGDDVEVDLSPRRRAQPGRSGLSIRGHVRLLTEDDRRFAVVYVDDQSEHARMEATRRDFVANVSHELKTPVGAMGVLAEALLASADEPDTVRRFADKMVIESKRLADMVGELIELSRLQGAEPLPDLEAVDVDTVVAEALSRYKVAADNAEIAITTDAPTGYKVLGDQPLLATALANLVSNAIAYSPKGTPVSISRRRRGDNVEIAVTDRGIGIAPADQERVFERFFRVDKARSRATGGTGLGLAIVKHVAANHNGSIRLWSQPGTGSTFTLSIPAYPDRVSESDEREEPERP, encoded by the coding sequence GTGAGTGTGCTATCCGCACTGCTGCTGATGGCAGGCGTGGCACTGCTCGCGCTGGCGATCGGTGCGGTTGTCGGAATGCGTCTGGTTCCGAAGCTGACGGAGCACAGACAGCGGCGGGCAGTGGAGGAGTCGGGCATCACCGTCTCCCAGATGCTCGCCCACATCGTGTCGCAATCGCCGGTTGGCATCGTGGTGGTCGACACCTACCGTGACGTCGTCTACACCAACGACCGAGCCCGCGAGCTGGGCCTGGTGCGTGACCGCCTGCTCGACGACCGCGCCTGGCTAGCGGCGCAGCGCACCCTGACCACCGGCGACGACGTCGAGGTCGATCTCTCCCCGCGCAGGCGGGCGCAGCCCGGTCGGTCCGGCCTGTCTATTCGAGGCCACGTCCGGTTGCTGACCGAGGACGACCGACGGTTCGCCGTCGTCTACGTCGACGACCAGTCCGAGCACGCGCGCATGGAAGCCACCCGACGTGACTTCGTCGCCAACGTCAGCCACGAGCTGAAGACGCCCGTCGGGGCGATGGGTGTGCTCGCCGAAGCGCTGCTCGCCTCCGCCGACGAACCGGATACCGTCCGAAGATTCGCCGACAAGATGGTCATCGAGTCCAAGCGGCTGGCCGACATGGTCGGCGAACTCATCGAGTTGTCCAGGCTGCAGGGCGCAGAACCACTGCCCGACCTCGAAGCCGTCGACGTCGACACAGTTGTCGCCGAGGCGCTTTCGCGATACAAGGTGGCCGCCGACAACGCCGAGATCGCCATCACCACCGACGCGCCGACCGGCTACAAAGTGCTCGGCGACCAACCCTTGCTGGCCACTGCGTTGGCCAACCTGGTCTCAAACGCAATCGCCTACTCGCCCAAGGGAACTCCGGTTTCGATCAGCCGTAGGCGCCGAGGCGACAACGTCGAGATCGCTGTCACCGATCGGGGAATCGGCATCGCCCCCGCCGATCAGGAGCGGGTGTTCGAGCGGTTCTTCCGTGTCGACAAAGCCAGATCACGGGCAACCGGAGGCACCGGCCTCGGGCTTGCGATCGTCAAACATGTTGCAGCCAATCACAACGGCTCCATCCGGCTGTGGAGTCAGCCCGGTACGGGATCGACATTCACCTTGTCGATTCCGGCCTATCCGGACCGCGTCAGCGAGTCCGACGAACGAGAGGAACCAGAACGGCCATGA
- the regX gene encoding two-component sensory transduction protein RegX, which translates to MTNVLIVEDEESLADPLAFLLRKEGFEATVVTDGPSALAEFERAGADIVLLDLMLPGMSGTDVCKQLRSRSSVPVIMVTARDSEIDKVVGLELGADDYVTKPYSARELIARIRAVLRRGADPDDSAIADGVLEAGPVRMDVERHVVSVNGEAITLPLKEFDLLEYLMRNSGRVLTRGQLIDRVWGADYVGDTKTLDVHVKRLRSKIEADPANPVHLVTVRGLGYKLEG; encoded by the coding sequence ATGACCAATGTATTGATCGTCGAGGACGAGGAGTCCCTGGCCGATCCTCTGGCTTTCCTGCTGCGCAAGGAGGGCTTCGAGGCCACCGTGGTGACCGACGGGCCTTCTGCGCTTGCCGAATTCGAGCGCGCCGGCGCGGACATCGTGCTGCTCGACCTGATGCTGCCGGGGATGAGCGGGACCGACGTGTGCAAGCAGCTGCGGTCGCGCTCCAGCGTCCCGGTGATCATGGTGACCGCACGGGACAGTGAGATCGACAAGGTCGTCGGGCTGGAACTCGGCGCCGACGACTACGTCACCAAGCCGTATTCGGCGCGCGAGCTGATCGCACGCATCAGGGCGGTTTTGCGCCGCGGCGCCGACCCCGACGACTCCGCCATAGCCGACGGCGTACTGGAGGCGGGACCGGTGCGGATGGACGTCGAACGCCATGTCGTGTCGGTCAACGGCGAGGCGATCACGTTGCCGCTCAAGGAGTTCGACCTGCTCGAGTACCTGATGCGCAACAGTGGGCGCGTGCTCACCCGCGGACAGCTCATCGACCGGGTGTGGGGTGCCGACTACGTCGGCGACACCAAGACGCTGGATGTCCATGTCAAGCGGTTGCGCAGCAAGATCGAGGCCGACCCGGCCAACCCGGTGCACCTGGTGACGGTGCGCGGGCTGGGTTACAAGCTGGAAGGCTAA
- a CDS encoding Ppx/GppA phosphatase family protein: MRLGVLDVGSNTVHLLVVDARRGGHPTPMSSTKASLRLAEAMDSSGKLTRKGADKLIDTIDEFAKIAASSGCVELMAFATSAVRDAKNSEDVLARVLAETGVALQVLSGVDESRLTFLAVRRWYGWSAGRIINIDIGGGSLELSNGVDEEPEVALSLPFGAGRLTREWLPDDPPGRRRVGMLRDWLATELADAGAEMLKAGAPDLAVATSKTFRSLARLTGAAPSGEGPRVKRTLTATGLRQLIAFISRMTAADRAELEGVSAERAPQIVAGALIAEASMRALAIDSVDICPWALREGLILRKLDSEADGTALVETSVRDADRPAAKPRGNRR; this comes from the coding sequence GTGCGGCTGGGTGTGCTCGACGTGGGCAGTAACACCGTCCACCTGTTGGTGGTGGACGCGCGCCGCGGCGGCCATCCGACGCCGATGAGTTCCACCAAGGCATCGCTGCGGCTGGCCGAGGCCATGGATTCGTCGGGGAAACTGACCCGCAAGGGTGCCGACAAACTGATCGACACCATCGACGAGTTCGCGAAGATCGCCGCGAGTTCGGGCTGTGTGGAGTTGATGGCCTTCGCCACCTCCGCGGTACGCGATGCGAAGAACTCCGAGGACGTGCTGGCCCGCGTGCTGGCGGAGACCGGGGTAGCGCTGCAGGTGCTCAGCGGGGTCGACGAATCCCGTCTCACGTTTCTCGCGGTGCGCCGTTGGTACGGCTGGAGCGCCGGCCGGATCATCAACATCGACATCGGCGGCGGTTCGCTGGAATTGTCGAACGGGGTCGACGAGGAGCCGGAGGTGGCGTTGTCGCTGCCTTTCGGCGCGGGTCGGCTGACCAGGGAGTGGCTGCCCGACGATCCGCCCGGCCGTAGGCGGGTGGGGATGCTGCGCGACTGGCTGGCCACCGAGCTGGCCGACGCGGGCGCCGAGATGCTCAAGGCGGGCGCCCCCGACCTCGCGGTCGCCACATCGAAGACCTTCCGGTCGCTTGCGCGGCTCACCGGGGCGGCGCCTTCCGGTGAGGGACCGCGCGTGAAGAGGACACTGACAGCTACCGGCCTTAGGCAGCTCATAGCTTTCATCTCTAGGATGACCGCGGCTGACCGAGCAGAGTTGGAAGGGGTGAGTGCCGAACGGGCGCCACAGATCGTGGCAGGAGCTTTGATTGCGGAGGCGAGCATGCGAGCCCTGGCGATAGATTCCGTGGACATCTGCCCGTGGGCGTTGCGGGAGGGCCTCATTCTGCGGAAACTCGACAGTGAAGCCGACGGAACCGCACTGGTGGAGACATCCGTACGCGATGCCGACCGACCCGCCGCCAAACCCAGAGGCAACAGACGATGA
- a CDS encoding sugar phosphate isomerase/epimerase, producing MRPAIQVGLSTASVYPLRTEAAFEYAAKLGYDGVELMVWAETVSQDIDAIEAMSAKYSMPVLSVHAPCLLISQRVWGANPITKLERSVRAAEQLGAQTVVVHPPFRWQRRYAEGFSEQVAELEAGSDVMVAVENMFPFRADRFFGAGQTSIERMRKRGGKPGPGISAFAPSYDPLDGDHAHYTLDLSHTATAGTDAVDMARQMGIDGPDGLVHLHLCDGSGASADEHLVPGRGTQPTVEVCEMLAGSDFSGHVILEITTSGARTAAEREGLLTESLQFARKHLLR from the coding sequence GTGCGCCCCGCCATCCAGGTCGGTCTCTCGACGGCCTCGGTCTATCCGTTGAGGACCGAGGCCGCTTTCGAGTACGCGGCCAAGCTCGGCTACGACGGTGTCGAGCTGATGGTGTGGGCCGAAACGGTCAGCCAGGACATTGACGCCATCGAGGCGATGTCGGCGAAGTATTCGATGCCGGTCCTGTCGGTGCATGCGCCGTGCCTGCTGATCTCGCAGCGGGTGTGGGGAGCCAACCCGATCACCAAGCTGGAGCGCAGTGTGCGCGCCGCTGAGCAGTTGGGCGCGCAGACGGTCGTGGTGCACCCGCCGTTCCGCTGGCAGCGCCGCTACGCCGAGGGATTCTCCGAGCAGGTCGCCGAGCTCGAGGCGGGCAGCGACGTGATGGTGGCGGTGGAGAACATGTTTCCGTTCCGCGCCGACCGGTTCTTCGGCGCGGGCCAGACGTCCATCGAGCGGATGCGCAAGCGCGGGGGTAAGCCGGGACCGGGCATCTCGGCGTTCGCGCCGTCCTACGACCCGCTGGACGGTGATCACGCCCACTACACGCTGGACCTGTCGCACACCGCGACGGCGGGCACCGACGCTGTCGACATGGCCCGCCAGATGGGCATCGATGGTCCCGACGGGCTGGTGCATCTGCATCTGTGCGACGGCAGCGGCGCGTCGGCCGACGAACATCTGGTGCCGGGCCGCGGCACCCAGCCGACGGTCGAAGTCTGCGAAATGCTTGCGGGAAGCGATTTCTCCGGCCATGTGATCCTGGAGATCACCACCTCGGGCGCGCGGACCGCCGCCGAACGCGAGGGCCTGCTCACCGAATCGCTTCAGTTCGCCCGCAAGCACCTGCTGCGCTGA
- a CDS encoding thioesterase family protein produces the protein MAGSTLFTDAMALTPAGDGRYDGELNEHWTIGPKGSGPKVHGGAMLALCANAARMEHADEKVWPIAISGNFLWAPDPGPMRVTTTVRKRGRRVSLIDVELTQGQRTAVRAAVTMGDPEHHVPPLLSVNPVVPLMTPEPPPGLESIAPGHPMADVVNLAHGCDIRPSLTTMEPRADGGPPVIEYWVKPKGVAPDPLFALLCGDVSAPVTFGVDRFGWAPTVQLTAFLRTLPADGWLRIMCTTVQIGQDWFDEDHIVVDCEGHIVVQSRQLAMVPPAQ, from the coding sequence TTGGCTGGATCGACTCTGTTCACCGACGCGATGGCGCTCACACCCGCAGGCGACGGCCGCTACGACGGAGAACTGAACGAGCACTGGACGATCGGCCCGAAGGGTTCCGGACCGAAGGTGCACGGCGGGGCGATGCTGGCGTTGTGTGCAAACGCTGCACGAATGGAGCACGCGGACGAGAAGGTCTGGCCGATCGCGATATCCGGAAACTTCTTGTGGGCACCGGATCCCGGCCCGATGCGGGTGACGACGACGGTGCGCAAACGTGGGCGCCGCGTCAGCCTGATCGATGTCGAGCTGACCCAGGGGCAGCGCACGGCCGTGCGGGCCGCCGTCACGATGGGGGACCCGGAACACCACGTCCCGCCGCTGCTCTCGGTCAACCCGGTGGTGCCGCTGATGACCCCCGAGCCACCGCCGGGATTGGAGTCGATCGCTCCCGGTCATCCCATGGCCGACGTCGTCAACCTTGCGCACGGCTGCGACATCCGGCCGTCGCTGACCACGATGGAGCCCCGCGCCGACGGCGGGCCGCCGGTGATCGAGTACTGGGTCAAGCCGAAGGGTGTCGCTCCCGACCCGCTGTTCGCGCTGCTGTGCGGCGATGTGTCGGCGCCGGTCACCTTCGGCGTCGACCGATTCGGCTGGGCGCCCACGGTGCAACTGACGGCCTTTCTGCGCACGCTGCCCGCCGACGGCTGGCTGCGCATCATGTGCACGACGGTGCAGATCGGCCAGGACTGGTTCGACGAAGATCACATCGTCGTCGACTGCGAAGGCCACATCGTCGTTCAGAGCCGTCAGCTCGCCATGGTGCCGCCCGCGCAGTAA
- the proC gene encoding pyrroline-5-carboxylate reductase: MARIAIIGGGSIGEALLGGLIRAGRQAKDLVVAEKSPERAKYLSEKYSVLVTSVADAAENASFVIVAVKPADVSTIVEEIADAAAHAESESVEQVFVTVAAGVTTEYYESKLPAGAPVIRVMPNAPVVVGGGVSALAPGRFATTEQLKEASAIFDAVGGVLTVSESQMDAVTAVSGSGPAYFFLVVEALVDAGVAAGLTRPVATDLVVQTMAGSAAMLLERLDVAQSVSDSALGTGMDTTAAQLRATVTSPGGTTAAGLRELERGGLRHALAEAVDAARRRSSQLGMTSG; this comes from the coding sequence GTGGCAAGGATCGCGATCATCGGGGGCGGAAGTATCGGCGAAGCGCTGCTTGGCGGGCTCATCCGGGCGGGCAGGCAGGCCAAGGACCTCGTGGTGGCCGAGAAGTCACCCGAGCGTGCGAAGTACCTATCGGAGAAGTATTCGGTGCTGGTCACTTCGGTGGCCGACGCCGCGGAGAACGCGTCGTTCGTCATCGTCGCCGTCAAGCCCGCCGATGTGTCGACGATCGTGGAGGAGATCGCCGATGCCGCCGCGCACGCCGAAAGCGAGAGCGTCGAGCAGGTTTTTGTGACGGTAGCCGCGGGTGTCACCACCGAGTACTACGAATCGAAGCTGCCCGCGGGTGCGCCCGTTATCCGGGTGATGCCCAATGCGCCGGTCGTCGTCGGCGGCGGTGTGAGCGCGCTGGCGCCCGGCCGGTTCGCGACCACCGAACAACTCAAGGAGGCGTCGGCGATCTTCGACGCCGTCGGCGGCGTGCTGACCGTGTCGGAATCACAGATGGACGCGGTCACGGCAGTGTCGGGATCGGGCCCCGCATACTTCTTCCTCGTCGTCGAGGCCTTGGTGGATGCCGGCGTCGCCGCGGGCCTCACCCGGCCGGTGGCCACCGATCTGGTGGTGCAGACCATGGCCGGATCGGCCGCCATGTTGCTCGAACGCCTCGATGTGGCCCAATCGGTGAGCGACTCGGCGCTGGGTACCGGGATGGACACCACGGCGGCCCAGCTGCGGGCCACGGTGACCTCTCCCGGCGGCACAACCGCCGCTGGTCTGCGGGAACTCGAAAGGGGCGGCCTGCGGCACGCTCTGGCCGAGGCCGTGGATGCCGCGAGACGCCGATCTTCGCAGCTGGGAATGACATCGGGGTAA
- a CDS encoding helix-turn-helix domain-containing protein: MTSMNGPSGRDSASGKQARNDAAPDQPPRAQFLTVAEVASLMRVSKMTVYRLVHNGELPAVRVGRSFRVHAKAVHDLLETSYFDAG, encoded by the coding sequence ATGACGTCTATGAACGGGCCATCGGGGCGGGATTCGGCGAGCGGGAAGCAGGCACGTAACGACGCGGCTCCCGACCAGCCGCCGCGGGCTCAATTTCTCACCGTCGCCGAGGTGGCCTCCCTCATGCGGGTCAGCAAGATGACGGTGTACCGCCTGGTGCACAACGGCGAACTGCCCGCGGTGCGGGTCGGCCGGTCGTTCCGGGTGCACGCGAAGGCAGTGCACGATCTCTTGGAGACGTCGTACTTCGACGCTGGTTAG
- a CDS encoding 30S ribosomal protein bS22: protein MGSVIKKRRKRMSKKKHRKLLRRTRVQRRKLGK, encoded by the coding sequence ATGGGTTCAGTCATCAAGAAGCGGCGTAAGCGCATGTCGAAGAAGAAGCACCGCAAGCTGCTTCGTCGCACCCGGGTGCAGCGCAGAAAACTCGGCAAGTAG
- a CDS encoding SDR family oxidoreductase: protein MDSQDRSGGRNPRQDDDASDTLRHPKVVLVTGACRFLGGYLTARLAQNPQIEHVIAVDAVAPSKDLLRRMGRAEFVRADIRNPFIAKVIRNGDVDTVVHAAAASYAPRSGGKAALKELNVMGAIQLFAACQKAPSVRRVIVKSTSEVYGSSPWDPVMFTEDSSSRRPPGEGFARDSIDIEGYARGLARRRPDITLTILRLANMIGPAMDTALSRYLSAPVVPTVIGRDPRMQLLHEQDALGALERATMAGKAGTFNIGAPGIIMMSQAIRRAGRVPLPVPRFALSAADSLWRATRYTEVDREQLDYLSYGRVMDTARMRNDLGYSPKWTTTDAFDDYVRGRGLTPIVDPRWVRSMESRAVSAAQRWGR, encoded by the coding sequence ATGGATTCGCAAGACCGCTCCGGGGGCCGCAACCCGCGGCAAGACGACGACGCATCGGACACCCTGCGCCACCCCAAGGTCGTGCTGGTCACCGGCGCCTGCAGGTTTCTTGGCGGTTATCTCACCGCCCGGCTCGCGCAGAACCCGCAGATCGAGCACGTCATAGCCGTCGACGCCGTCGCTCCGAGCAAGGATCTGCTGCGGCGCATGGGCCGCGCGGAGTTCGTTCGTGCCGACATCCGCAATCCCTTCATCGCCAAGGTCATCCGCAACGGCGACGTCGACACCGTCGTGCACGCCGCTGCGGCGTCCTACGCGCCCCGCTCCGGCGGCAAGGCGGCGTTGAAGGAGCTCAACGTGATGGGCGCCATCCAGCTGTTCGCCGCCTGTCAGAAGGCGCCGTCGGTGCGGCGGGTCATCGTCAAGTCGACGTCTGAGGTGTACGGCTCCAGCCCGTGGGATCCGGTGATGTTCACCGAGGACTCCAGCAGCAGGCGGCCGCCGGGTGAGGGCTTCGCCCGCGACAGCATCGACATCGAGGGCTACGCGCGCGGCCTCGCCCGCAGGCGCCCGGATATCACGCTGACGATCCTGCGGCTGGCCAACATGATCGGCCCGGCCATGGACACCGCGTTGTCGCGGTATCTTTCGGCCCCGGTTGTTCCCACGGTCATCGGCCGTGACCCCAGGATGCAACTGCTCCACGAACAGGATGCGCTTGGCGCACTGGAGCGCGCGACCATGGCGGGCAAAGCAGGCACCTTCAACATCGGCGCACCAGGGATCATCATGATGAGTCAGGCCATCCGGCGCGCGGGCCGGGTTCCGCTGCCGGTGCCGCGCTTCGCATTGTCTGCCGCGGATTCGCTATGGCGCGCAACTCGCTACACTGAGGTGGATCGCGAGCAGCTGGACTACTTGAGCTATGGCCGGGTGATGGACACCGCGCGAATGCGCAATGATTTAGGCTATAGCCCCAAGTGGACCACAACGGACGCTTTCGACGATTACGTGCGTGGTCGGGGATTGACTCCGATCGTTGACCCGCGATGGGTACGCTCAATGGAGAGTCGCGCCGTCTCGGCGGCGCAACGGTGGGGACGTTGA